A region of the Perca flavescens isolate YP-PL-M2 chromosome 15, PFLA_1.0, whole genome shotgun sequence genome:
gcagcaggcagctgtatTCAGcgaaaagacagacagacagacagacagacaactgGAAACGTAGTGGAGCAttcagcagctaaagagacagacattTCTATTAGGAGCTGATGAACCCAGAGCAGAGTTAAAAGGAGCCAGAATCTTGGACTACGTTCTtcaggtggacagaaacacgactccaaataaatgctaatCTTGCTACGTATCTGCTGCATGTGTATATGAGCAagttgttaataataataagcaataGTTGTAACACCTGGAGAAAAAAATCTACAGAGCTTAAAAGTGGTTATCTAACTGTCTTACTATGGGGAAGAAGTAGTTGGCccaggagaaaaataaaaccaacacaataTCCTACTCTAAACAGAGATTTGCATTTGCATATTGCTTTAGTTCTTGATAATCAATTTATTAATATAGctgacaacttttttttcattgatGTGGCACAATTCATTTCTGACAACTTTTAAAGGGGAAATTAGGTTgacagaaacccaaatttctaatacagaaactttaaaaaacggttcaaatttgacctgaggacaacaggaAGGTTTAAAGCCTctaaacacccacacaggtgatttCAGTTATTGTGGCTGATTAGACTCTGCTCAGGTCTGCTTCAGGGTCAGAGCTTAGATGGGAGTTTATAAGTCACAAATCttttctaccaataagaatgataaaggtATCATTTGTCCCGCCCTAACAGGGGCAACAAAACTAACAAGAGGTTTAGGAAgctgtcaatcaatcagtctgtacacgcccacacagtcctgggaagaggtcaGATCAGCTAGGTTAAATGAAAAGATCTGTGTGGTTGGTCAAGGCCTCTAGGTTTCAAAGGTGAGTACAGTAGGTACACACTGGCTGCATTCGATAGCCAATAGGAACCACCGGTTTGTCTCAACTTCTCAGTTAACAAATTGTTCTATtactactagggctgggcaatttATCGATATATCgctatcatgatatgagactagttATTGTCTTTAATTTGGGATGTCGTAATatggtaagtgttgtcttttcctggttttagagGCTACGTTACCGTAAAGTGAAGTCATTTTCTCAACTGTTCTAGCTGtcctattatttgcctttaccaacTTAGTCACTGTGTCCTCAttgctgatgattatttatcaaaaatcttattgtaaagatattttgtgaaagcactaaTAATCAACCTTACAAAATCGCTGCAATAttgacattgaggtatttggtcaagaatatcgtgatatttgatttttctccacatcgcccagccctaattactAGTAAGTATGTTTACTTTAATATTTTCTTCCGATTTAATTGTATAAATTCATTCTTTTGATCGGTTTGTTGATGTGCGCAGGGTAAGTGGAGTTTTCGTGTTCTCAGCGGCTGGTAGTTTGGGTTTACCTCCAACAGCCGAGACGTGAGGATGAGGACAATGGACCttcttttcacagcagacatcttgactttaaaaaaaatcacagctgAAGCTGATAACCTTAACGAGGGCTCAGTTCCATccagtgtcccagtaagctgtttcagtgagtcagcatgcacaataccagggcctctcctaagtggaatgcagccatcagtaatggtttagaatacacctgtgcttttcctactaggacatgtcaacatgtctgccctgaaaaaggtctattactAGTGTACTACAGTGAGCGTTTGTTCCTCATTAGCATCATCATCATGCATCTTACTTACAGTCTGAATGTACAACACAAGGAGTCAAAGGCCTGAAAGACCGCTGATATTTAATGTAGCGCAGCATAGTCTACGATCATGTTGATGCTGTAGGACAGTAAAAACTgcctgcacacatacagaataagactggagacttttttttttttttttttttttttttttttttttacaatttttgtcTGTTCATGGACCCACATTAGATGAGAACCTTTTGCAATTATAATAAGCTTCATAATACAGTAAGCTACGGTGGAGAATCAGCCCATCTGCACATCAGTGAGCTGGCGAGGGTAGATTAGCTCTGCTCCTCACTGAACCTCGTCTTCTCATTGGCCGTTTTGTGTGTAGTTGAGCCCCAATGCATGCATAATGTAGCCTTTATGTATGTACACTGTGTGTTCCcgtgtatttgttgttttatgtttaaattCAAGATAAACACAGGTCTTTAAGTCAGGGGCTGGTTTAGAAAGAATAGATGAATTTGAATGCGCATTTGTAAAATGAGTACAGATTTAAGACATGCGTTAAAAGCTTGGTAACGCAATACTTAACccttgtaaagaaaaaaaaaagaaaccatatCAATATATCAGTCGGCCCCTGGACACGGGGAGACACCCAGACTGAAAGAGACCCAAAATGACTGATGCAGCTGCATAGTTTTGCATCTTTGTGATCATTTTGCATATTGTCAGTCGTCTCGAGTCTCTTTAACTCATTTTGGCGTCTCTTTGAAGTCCTTCTGCGTGTGGTTGAAGTCGTTTTGTCTCTGTAGTCTCTTTCTCAAGTCGTTCTGCATCTGCAAGCCatttttgcatctcttttcagtCTTTTGATTGGTTTTCTTGTCACTTCATGCAGAGGGCCCCGGGTCTGTAGCCGATGCTACTAATAAACCAACTACCCTTCACCTTCTGACCACCAGGAGTGGCCAATCAGATCCCAGGGGAGGCCTGTGCCACCGCtctagccccgcccctgctTGTAGTATGTACAAGTGCCAGTCGATTTAGACAACGGGGAACTAGTTACTTTTagtgtcattttcttttaattcaaAATTTATTCTAAGCTTTATTACAACTGATTTAATCAAATTGAAttatatttctgacaatttgccCAGGTTGGGAAGATACGGTACATTATGTTTACTCAAAGTAATTGTAGATAATCTGGTTCCCAGTTCATTCCCTGAACGGTTTAATGTCTGAAAGCCGTtacaaggcaaaaaaaaaaaaaaaaaaaaaaaaaactgaagtagTTTCTTCTCGACGCATCTTTTGTGACCCGTTAGGAGTTGGAGAGAGAATAAGTTGTTGCGTGGTCCTGATGATTCAATCACACGTGACACTGTTAAAGCCCCATGCAGCTGGTTTGGCGCTCACCAAGCAGTACACACAGATTTATCTGCAAATAAGAACTAATGAGTGGggatatttaatcattttgGTTAACTTGTGAAATGTCTCCCCACATACTGTGGGTCAAATCCTGGCAAACTAAATAACATAGTGTGGGGCCATCGTTATAAAATGTCCCTCTGTTGGTAACCCGGGGAAAACATTTTCTATAGTATAGGTTACTAAACGTAAAACTAACTTCACCTTAGTGGCCGCTGTCTGCTCGGGTTTCTCCCTCTATTgtctacatttttttaaatcataatggctaaaaaccttaaaatacatTATCAGAATCTTGGAGAATCTAATGTGAAGTTCCACAGAAGCTTTATATGGGTAGTGTTAATAGGTACCAAAAAGCTATTAGCATAGACAAATTAGTTCCACCTTTGAGTAACCCAGACAGGCAGGCACAGCAGTTGCAGGGACTCTTGACTGGCTGCGATCTGTGCAGCCACCACAGGAGGACAGATGAGAGTGGTACAAAGTGAACAGAATACCAAACCAGATACTTATTTGTCAGTTTAGTTCCCATtcattcccccccaccccctcctcccccaaacAGACGGATAGACCCCCCCCAGCAACAACATGTCAGACACATACAAAGGGCAGCACGGTCCAGTCTATCTCTGCCAGTATCATTCTTGGACGTACGTACATGAGGCTTACAGAGGTACATACAagcagttacacacacacacacacacacacacacacacacacacacacacacacacacacacacacacacacacacacacacacacacacacacacacacacacacacacacacacacacacacacacacacacacacacacacacacacacacacacacacacacacacacacggataatGTTGTCGAAGTGCAGTGAGGAGAAATGTGCTTCCGTACAATCCAGCTACAGCATTAACAAACTTAAGAGAATGCAaattgattacttttttttcagcttAACTGCATCGCACCCATCTgcacagacacgtacacacacgcgcacacactctCGTCGCAACCCCCCCCCATCCTCCTAATGTCACAAAGCGCGTCTAAAATCAAATTATAGATCTCCCCTAGACAAACCCAACACATTCCATTGGAATTCACGTGGATTTCATCATTCCTCCACACCTTTTCGCCTCCCACCTCCAATAATCTTGAGTCTGACCTTCCTGCACACAACCTCCACTTTGTGTACTTTTAAGCGTGTAACCCCCGCCATTACCTAACACACCACATCATCCCTTCCCACCCCCAACCCgcaaccccccccctccccactccCAACCCGCACCCCCCCTCCCTGCTGGCTCTGCCCCCTCCTCTCCGGTTGGGTTGAGCCGAGGTTGGTAGCTGTACAGTAAAATTGGGGGTGCAGTCTTTTTATGCTGAGCTGAAGAGGGGAAAGGTGGGTGGTTGGGTGggtgggagggaaggagggagggagggaggagcaGGAGCAGGAAGGCAGCGCTGCTCAGTCATCTTCCAGTCCCTGGTTGAGGAGAAAGTTGGCCGCCAGGTTCTCGTTCTTCTCGCAGGCAAAGTAGGCCTGGATCACCAGAGCCTCGGGGAAGCCCAGCGCTTTCAACTGTTGCGACGAGACACAGAGAAGGGAGAGAAGGACAGAGcagggagaggaggacagagaagggagagaggaaCAAAAGGCTTTAAGAACAACAGGACCTGCAACTTCCTAGGTTTCTAATCTCACAATGTACAAACTAAATCGACTAAACTACGACTGCCTTGGATTACCGGTCGTATGCCTCCGCCAACCAGCGCAGTTGTTGCAGTTTACgtccatgtctgtccagactcatagtatatgtagtgaagactttgaaggaatttaacaaaaaaggtattaacccttgtgttgtcttccccgtccaccttgaaaaaaaagtttgtttttgcttttttccaacgttataaattgttacatttttcttctacacattttcagcgcttattttcTACCCCcccatattttctgatctacaacaaaaacgtaaaacgggtcaatgtgacccgaagtcaacacaagggttaagtgtattattattttttttttttttttttttgtcgaaacatggatgcttcacacacacgTTCAACTCGGCAGGACAGAAGATGTGTGCGATCGCCACAGTGCTGGAGACCAAATGTCTCCCCTTCTGTTCCTGAGCTACGCTGTTGAATTATGGCCAGAAAAGTGCGTTTGcagaacattatgatgtcaGAGTGAAGTCGACCGTTTGGATAGAACATGTCATCGGTTTATCCTATCGGAcatttgtttttgaaatgtCCTACATTAGTGTAGGAATTCTTGAGTTCTGGCCAAAAATGCGTTTTGTGACGCCACAGTGAACCGGAACTTTTGTCACTTCCAAGTGGATCgaaacacattttcaatatTCACCCTTTCGATGGCTTCCTTCTCCTGAGGTGTAACCTGGATATAGTTGACAGGTGCGCCCTCCTCCCCTGCTGCCCCCAGCTCTCCAACTTCTGGcgcctctcccccctctcccacTGGCTCATTCAACATCTGGATGAACAGCTCCTGATGCTGACTGATTTGCTGGGAGAAGAGAGAACAGAGGAGACGTTAGGAGCCAACAGTTGTCGTCTGACACGTATACGTAGGCTGGGATCCGTCAAATGAAGAGGTAGAGTGAACTGGGGCACTCAAGAGGGGTCAAGTTCAAAAAGCCTTCGATATATTCCCAGCTAAATCATTAAAACATGACGATGTGTTTAGGCCATTTAGGCCTTCATCAGGGCAAGTGTAAAATGTTTGGCCAGTGATCACATGGTAAAAAAAGGGTCACATGATTAGTGTGAACAGGTAGAGTCGCATGACAGACAAAGCAGTGATCACATCAATAATCAAACACAATGTAAGGACCAAAAATAGCTTTGATTTTGGAATGGTTTGATTGATAGGATTCACTGCTTTGTCGGTCATGTGACTCTACCTGTAACTCCAAACGCGTTTTACTGATTCAGCCAAGAATATATGAAAGGCTTTTTAGACTTTACCCTCTTGAGTGCCTCACGCCTACACACCCGAGCAGCACAAGATATGAATTTGCAAACAAAACGAAATTGAAATGCAGGCCGGCTTGCTTGTGTGCCTGCCTGTgaatagctgtgtgtgtgtgtgtgtgtgtgtgtgtgtgtgtgtgtgtgtgtgtgtgtgtgtgtgtgtgtgtgtgtgtgtgtgtgtgtgtgtgtgtgtgtgtgtgtgtgtgtgtgtgtgtgtgtgtgtgtgtatgtgtgtgtggccatCGACTGCGTTACCTGTAGAAGTTGAGGATTCTCTCTGCCTAGTTGTTGGAGAAGAGCTGGTAGCAGAGAAGGGTTCTGCTGGATGGCCTGTCTCATGTGCAAAAACTGGGGCTGGGTCCGCAGGAATGCAAGTGGGTTCTCTCCTAATGGatatagtaaaaaataaataaaaataaccatTAGCAAGAGAGCAAACTAAATCAATTACATGCAGGACAATAGAGATGCATCAGTGCCTTCAATTGCCTGCGTGTCTTCATTTTGCGAAAACTAATTTTCTACTAGTTCACGTTGAAGTAGCTGTATGCATGTTTCTGGTTCATCCTAGCCCGCCTTGTGGTTTCAGTAGTGCTCTGTACACAAGCATATACATGCAGCAAATGCTCTGCTAACACCGATGGCTTAGGCCTAGATGTGCAATTTTAAATACTTGTGGCAACTGTCTTTATTCAAAATATAAACAGATTTCCCCACTATTGTAATAAGCTTGTGCGCTACGTAGCAAATATTTGCATACACAGGTTATCCATGATCACAAATCACACCATGGGTCCTAATAAGGGCTGaaactaattattttcattatccatTAATCTACTAATGGTTTTCATGTTTAATGACTTGGTctataaaacatcagaaaacagcaacaaaaaaaaaaaaaaagtcataaagtgtTTTCTCTGACCAACAATCCAAAACCCccaaatattcaatttacaataatgAAGACCAAGAGAAGTTGCAAATTCTTTCATTTTAGAACAAtcaaatggtgttttaagccaaACACCATCAAGCTCAAATGTTTGGCATCTCTTCTCGAAAAATTACTTaaacaatgaattgatatcAAAATATTGATACTGTCTTGATCAGCTCAATCGACTAATCGTTGTAGCGCTAGTCCCATCAAACAAAAAGCCTTTATCCACTCAGAGACAAGTCTCCACATGAAGGAACAGAAAGTTGCCACCAAACCTGCACCTAACAGTTTACACATAGTCACAGTGGAGGAAACAGTCTGTCACTAATGAGTCATATGATGAGTCATTTCCTGCCAGTGGGGCTATAACCTGTATTAATTATAGTCCtgtgtacagtaaatgtgtCCAGGACTAGCCTAGTCTCCTAAAGAATTGGATGCGTGGATACTAGTTGGGGCCATCAGTCCTATACTTTTGGGGTCTTTCCTAttcacatatttatattttttatattatatattttttttccacagtaGGGAGAGACCGAGACAAATGTCGACTGGATGTATTTTTGGACTTTGAGTTGAGCGTGTGCCTCACCCTCTGATAGAGATGGGGCTTCTGTGGGTCCAGACGCGGGGGCCTGCGCTGGGGGATTACTCTCCTGGACTGGGCTGCTGGGGATACCCTGGAAACACAACAATACAACTGTCcatcacacacactgcaaagaACATGGAGGGATCAAAATAGTGCGAGGGCTGTGGAAGTTAGTTGGCACCTGATAATTTGGTTTATATTAGTCGGAAATTACAACTCAATACACTTTTAATTTAACCCTGCTCTGTTTATCATAATGGACAACTGCAGTATCCTTAATAAcatacactcagttgccagtttattactGTAGATGCAACTAGCCAAAACTAAGGTAAGCTAATACAACAACCCTTTGTGTTCAGTTTTGTTATAACTGTTTTGAGGAGGTGTTGATTCATTTTTATGGGGAGAATAGTTAAGAGGCCAATTGTTTTGTGGTGCAATACAATTCCAAAAACAGTCTTGCGTTATGAAGAGGGCATATCatattttgtccaccccatTGATATCAATGAGgttagaccaaaacaaatctCAGTATAACATTAATTGACCTCACAGAGCAAAGCGTTATtaagagggaggaacagagtgtgCTCATGTCAGATCTTATGGAGCGTGTGACACCATTGATAGATTACACTAAAACAAAATCAAGAAGCTGAGTGGCTCACGCTGATTAACATCATGTTCAGCCTAGTTAGCCATCCTCTTCCCAAAATGTGACTTCTCCGCTGTGTGTAAAAGCAGCGACCAAACAAAGCCGAGTAGGGGCAGCTGCTGGTCGGGGAGAGCTCTGAGAGATGAAATGTGAGAGGATGCTGGAGAGAGCACAGCTTAGCCTATGTCTAGTACATTTTAGGTTAGTTCTATGTAGGAAATTTACATGTGGATTACCAGAATGGACTGACATGGTGGTCAGTAGGCACAAGTGCTGCATAAAGAAGTTAGAAGTAAAATAACTAGGAAAAAGACAATAAGAATTGAATTTAACGTTAAACCAGTGGTGCTTTTTAGACGTAAAAATGTTatcatttgtctgtgtgtgagactcACAGTGAGAAGGTACTCCACAGCTCTGTGGGGGTTGTTGAAACTGGCCCGTAGCGCAGCCACCACTCTCTCCCTTTCGTAGCCCATAGACATGATCTCTGTGAGCATGGCCTCGTACTCTGCGCCAGTCACTAAAAAtgcaacacacacgcacacacagcatATTTAGTATATTTGCACAGATACACCTCCGTGCATGACAatcaacacagacaaacagaaaattgctttttttaatcatacATCCCAACAGAAATGAAAAATTCCCCAAAATATAGCACTAAGTTAACACATTTGAAACATTACAAACCTTAAAAGAAATACTCCACCAAAaataagtcatttttttctaaaaggtttgtcctatatatttacatttttacatttattcatttgGCACTTTTGTCCACAGCCACAAGCCACTGTAGCTTGCTCCTTTGTGGAGGACGGCAGCTGTAGTCAGCGGAGAGAGAAGTGGTATATGTTGTATCAGCAGTTGTGATTTAACATTTTGATGCATCTTTTTGCTGTGACGGCGGGTAGAGCCTGTAAGTCACTGTAACTGTTGTGGACCTGACTACACCTGAGCTTCTTTATGAAGAAGCAATCTGCTACCAGGGGATACATACATATCCCATGCTAGACATTTCCAGGGTTTACATAACTATAGAAATAGACCTAAGCCTTAAGTCACCACTGAGCAAtgagtattctatgcaaaaggTCAGACAAtaacaaatatgaaaaaaataaagaactgAATCTTTAAAATTATACATACAGTTTATAACAAACAAAATGGGCTTCAATAGCATCATGACTTCTACTCTTTTAGACCAAACGGGAATCTCCATTGCCCCCTGTAGCACCACAATAAGGGATGTAGTACTTTTGTCACAGCCTAAATATAGAAAAAGTATGTATTGCACTGCTGACTGTAACACCCTGACTCACAGCAGTAACTATTTCAGGCACAGCAAAACATAACCCAAGTTTTACACAAGAAATTTACTGCTGTGATATTAACCCATTTATAACACTATCTGAAATTGTGCACATATAGCAACTACTGCACAGCGTGCACGTCTGGCAGAGATGAATTTGTTACCTACCCAGCGCTGAGGAGGCATCCAAGCCCTGACCCCCGCTGCTGGAGCTGAAACAAAGGTGGAGAGGAAAAATCAGACAACACTTCTGTGATTCCCAGGTGATGAGTAAAGCAACAGGCACTGTTGACAACTGAATTTAGATATAAGCATCCATTCCATTAAATAAATATGCTGCTACTTTATAGAGGACTTACTTTGGTAACATGAAAatatgtgtccatgtgtgtgcattagagctgtcaatcttcctctataataccattcgaATTTcatgtgatttatttaaatattcaaataagatttgaatatttaatgctcaaatgcagcctgttattaatatgtactaTACTACGCATTGTCAATGCCAccataagcatgtg
Encoded here:
- the rad23aa gene encoding RAD23 homolog A, nucleotide excision repair protein a translates to MQITLKTLQQQTIQIEIDPVQTVKALKEKIEAERGKDNFPVSGQKLIYAGKILQDDTPIKDYNIDEKNFVVVMVSKAKSAAAASPPASDAPKPPVQDSGSTSTAVQATTPASAPVPTPAAVPIPSEEAKEEPSAAATEPQQPASSSSGGQGLDASSALVTGAEYEAMLTEIMSMGYERERVVAALRASFNNPHRAVEYLLTGIPSSPVQESNPPAQAPASGPTEAPSLSEGENPLAFLRTQPQFLHMRQAIQQNPSLLPALLQQLGRENPQLLQQISQHQELFIQMLNEPVGEGGEAPEVGELGAAGEEGAPVNYIQVTPQEKEAIERLKALGFPEALVIQAYFACEKNENLAANFLLNQGLEDD